In Alosa alosa isolate M-15738 ecotype Scorff River chromosome 19, AALO_Geno_1.1, whole genome shotgun sequence, a genomic segment contains:
- the kcnf1b gene encoding potassium voltage-gated channel subfamily F member 1 yields MWTLPKPRYANCKTSEASEDTEIAVNIGGVRVVLCGEMLNRYPESRLAELVNLSTQSFDVISGLCDDYDPSKKEFYFDRDPDSFKCIIEVYYFDEIHMKRGICPICFIKEMEFWKIDLNYLDECCKYSLSEKEEELAEIADKVKLILDDLEGDPALSRSQRYQKFLWKLMEKPESSYPARVIAIVSFLFILVSSVVMCLGTIPDLQVEDVEGNLIEHPTVDAIETVCIGWFTVEYVLRFISSPNKVRFALAFMNVVDFLAIMPFYVVLILTYLGTAMMELANVQQAVQALRIMRIARIFKLARHSSGLQTLTYALKRSFKELGLLLMYMGVGIFVFSALAYTMEQSHPETLFKSIPQSFWWAIITMTTVGYGDIYPKTTLGRCNAAISFLCGVIAIALPIHPIINNFVIYYNKQKVLETAAKHELELMELQSLEVEVRKSPTSDAAAEEWGSRGSSIRASRSDTHIPLLTGTNRTQKEPVKEHCATY; encoded by the coding sequence ATGTGGACTTTACCTAAACCGCGATATGCGAACTGCAAAACGTCTGAAGCGAGCGAGGACACGGAAATTGCCGTCAACATCGGCGGTGTAAGGGTGGTGTTATGTGGGGAAATGTTAAATCGTTATCCGGAGAGTCGGTTGGCGGAGTTGGTGAACCTCTCGACTCAAAGTTTTGATGTGATTTCGGGCCTTTGCGATGACTACGACCCCAGTAAAAAGGAATTCTACTTTGACAGAGACCCTGATTCTTTCAAATGTATAATCGAGGTCTACTATTTTGACGAGATCCACATGAAAAGAGGCATTTGTCCCATCTGTTTTATAAAGGAGATGGAGTTTTGGAAAATTGACTTGAATTACTTGGATGAATGCTGCAAGTACAGTTTAAgcgagaaagaggaagagttaGCTGAAATCGCCGACAAAGTTAAACTTATCCTGGATGATCTTGAGGGGGACCCAGCACTGAGCCGTTCTCAGCGTTACCAAAAGTTCCTGTGGAAACTGATGGAAAAGCCCGAGTCCTCATATCCCGCTCGCGTAATCGCCATtgtatcttttttatttattcttgtATCCTCTGTGGTAATGTGTTTAGGGACTATTCCAGACCTTCAAGTGGAGGACGTCGAGGGAAATCTCATTGAACATCCGACTGTGGATGCCATTGAGACGGTCTGCATTGGCTGGTTCACGGTGGAGTATGTGCTTCGCTTCATTTCATCGCCAAATAAAGTGCGCTTTGCGCTCGCCTTTATGAATGTAGTTGACTTTTTAGCCATAATGCCCTTCTATGTAGTGTTGATCCTGACATACCTGGGCACTGCAATGATGGAGCTGGCCAACGTGCAACAGGCAGTCCAGGCACTGCGCATAATGCGCATTGCGCGAATCTTCAAGCTTGCGCGCCATTCTTCAGGGCTGCAAACTCTCACCTATGCGCTGAAAAGAAGCTTCAAAGAATTGGGTCTGTTGCTCATGTACATGGGGGTAGGAATCTTTGTGTTTTCCGCTCTGGCATACACCATGGAACAGAGTCACCCAGAAACCCTGTTCAAGAGCATTCCCCAGTCTTTCTGGTGGGCTATCATCACCATGACGACCGTTGGATATGGAGACATCTATCCGAAAACTACATTGGGCAGGTGTAACGCTGCCATCAGCTTCCTGTGCGGGGTAATCGCTATTGCGTTGCCAATTCACCCCATCATCAACAACTTCGTCATCTACTACAATAAGCAGAAGGTGCTAGAGACCGCTGCCAAACATGAACTTGAGCTCATGGAGCTTCAGTCTCTTGAGGTTGAAGTGCGTAAATCACCGACGTCGGATGCTGCTGCAGAGGAATGGGGAAGCAGGGGAAGCAGCATACGCGCATCACGCAGTGATACCCACATTCCATTGCTGACAGGGACAAACAGGACTCAGAAAGAACCTGTGAAGGAACATTGTGCAACATACTGA